The following DNA comes from Alienimonas californiensis.
AGCAGTTGGCAGACGATCAGCCCGCCGGCGATCTGATTCACCGTGCCCTTGGCGGCGTCGGAACGGGCCCAGATCGTCCGGCCGTTCTCCTGTTCGTATCGCAGCGACAACTCGCCGTTCGACCGAGCCGCCTGCGTGTAACAACGAGCCGGCAGCCCCGGTTGCCCGGTGACTTTCATTCCCAATTCCAACCCGCCGAGCAGCGTACGAACCCACTCCAGCGCCGCCGGGTCGCGGGAAATCGCCCACCGGTAACTCATCGCGGCGAGCAACGCTCCGTTCCAGGTGAGCGTGTCCGGGCCGGCGTTAAACTCTCCCCGTTCCCCCGGCTTCGCCGGCAAGAACGCCGTTTGGTGGACGATCCCGACCGGTGCCCCGTCAGGGGTGGGGGCGAATTGCTCCAGGTGGTGGCGACGGATCACCCAGTCGTAGAACGCCGCCTTCACCGCCAGCGGGACCTCCCGCGTGCCGCCGTAGTGGGCGGTGAGGGCGGTTTCGTACTCGGCGAGGGCGTCCGCCGTGAGGTCGTCCGTCGGCGGGAGAGGCCCGTTCATTGCGGAGCGGGTCGCCTCCGCGGAGAGGGACGGCGGGGTGAAGCTCGACGGGGCGGCGTCGGGAAGTTGAGCCGGCAGGGCGGCGAGCAGCAGGCAACTGAGCGAACCGGTCATGCCCCGTTTTAGCTGGCGGTCCCCCCCGCGGGGAACCCGGGTCGGCCGTCCCCGGGTCTCCCGTCGGAAGGCGGACGCTCAGTTCCCCCCGTCCTCCTCGCGGCGGCGCCCCGCGAGCAGGCGACGGTTCACGGTGCCGCGAGCCCGACCAGCGCGGCGGCCGCCTGAACGCCGCGGACAAATCTCAACGATGAGGCAATCCACAGGACAAGCACCGGCAACGGCCCCGACACATCAAAGTCCGAAGAGGCAAAGTGAAGTCGGGCAATCGACCGCGGGCTACTTCCCGGGCAGACGCTTGTTCAGAGGCGGTCGTGCCCCCCCGGCCGCCGACTCGCTAAACTTCGTCGCCGCAACGTCCTCCGCACCCGCCGCCCGTTCTCGATGCACATTCTCCTCGCCAATCCCCGCGGTTTCTGTGCCGGGGTCAACATGGCGGTGGACGCGCTCGACCTGGCGGTCGAGCGGTTCGGCGGCGGCGGCCCCCGCGGCGGGGAAGGGATCTACGTCTATCACGAGATCGTCCACAACAAGGCGGTGGTCGAACGGTTCACGTCCGCCGGCGTCACCTTCGTGGAGCACGTGGAAGACGTGCCGGAGGGCAGCGTGCTGATGTACTCCGCCCACGGCGTCAGCCCGGAGATCCGCGAGGCGGCCAAGGCCCGCAAGCTGTTCACCATCGACGCCACCTGCCCGCTGGTGACGAAGGTGCACATCGAGGCGATCCGCTACGCGAAGGCCGGGTACCACATCATGTTGATCGGGCACGAGGGGCACGACGAGGTGATCGGCACGATGGGCGAGGCGCCGGAGAGCATCACGTTGGTGGACTCCCCCGAGGAGGTGGACGCCCTGTCGTTCCCGCCGCGGCCGGACGGTTCGCCGGCGCCGCTGGCCGTGCTGACGCAGACCACCCTGTCCGTCGACGAGGCCGGCCGCGTGATGAAGCGACTGCGGGAGCGGTTCCCGCACCTCGAGACGCCGCGGAAGGAAGACATCTGCTACGCCACGACGAACCGGCAGGAGGCCGTCCGCAAGCTGGCGGAACGCAGCGATCTGCTTTTGGTGCTGGGCAGCAAGAATTCCTCCAACAGTCTGCGGCTCGTGGAGATCGGCCAGGAATGCGGCATCCCGGGCCATCTGCTGGACGGTCCGGACGAACTGCGGGACGAGTGGTTCCTCAACTCGGCAGGCGAACCGTTCGCCACGGTACTGGTCACCGCCGGCGCCAGCGCCCCGGAGCGGGTGGTGACCGGCGTCGTCGAGGCCCTACGGGAGCGATTCGGGGCGACGATCAGCGAGGAAACGCTGCGGACCGAGCACGTCCGCTTCCCGCTGCCCAAGGAACTGCGGCCGGAAACCCCCGGCAAAACGGTCGTGACGTTGCAGGCCTGAGCCGTCCGGCCGCCGTTCAGCGGTCCGTCCGCTCCGCTAGGTGGACGATCGCCTGCAGCCCGACCGAGGCCCCATGCAGGAGAAAGCCGACGCCGGCGGCAAAAGCGGCGACGGCCAATCCGCCGAGATTGCCTGAGAGCAGCGCGACCGCCGTGGCTGCGAACGCCGTGAAATACGCCAGAAGCGCCGTGGCCTTCAATAACTTGGCGACCGTTCTCCCTTCCTCTCCGGCGGCGAACCCTTCCAACAAAGGTTCGGCCGGCTGTGGCGGGAGCGCTTCGTCCATCGCGGGGCGGAGGTGATCGCGGAGCGGAGAGGGCCGAGCGGGGTCGCTCGGAAGGCGAACCGAACGGGTTCGGGCGGTGTCGGCCCCCCGTGGGGTGGACGACCGAGGACGTTGGATCGTAACATCCCGCCCCGCTCCCGGCCGCAGGGCCGAGCGGAACCGACTGGAGAGTTGCCGGAGTGGTCGATCGGGCAGGATTGCTAATCCTGTGTACCTTTCGGGGTACCGGGGGTTCGAATCCCCCACTCTCCGCTTGAGGTTGGACGACGGCGTCGGGGGAATCGGCCCCCGACGCCGCCGCTCCGCCCGGAGCAGCCGGGCACTGCGGGAACAGGTCTTCCGCGACGGTCGCCCCTCGGCGGTTGGTGTACCCTGACGGCAGGACCGGGCTTCCCCCCGTGTGCCGGCGTCGGCGTCGGCTTAAAAGGAGACTCCGCCCAGTACCCTCTCGGGATCGGCCGATGCCTCCTCCCGCCGCTGCGTCGCCCCCCGCCGCGACGCCCCGCTGTCCGAGTCTGCCGCCCTGTTGCGACGGCGACGGCTCGTTCCTTCCGGAACCGCCCTCGGCTGCGGCGCCCCCCGGCGACGGCGTGTCCCGCCGTACGTTCCTTGGCGCCGGCTCCGCGGGCGTCGCCCTCGTCTCCTCCCGCGGGGCGAACCCCGCCGCCGCGGCGACCGACGCGGACGGGGAAGCGACGGAGAACGGCGCCCCCGTTCGCTTTACTCTCAACGGCGAACAGCGTTCCGAAACGCTAGACCCGCGGGTGACCCTCGTCGACCTGCTCCGCGAGCGCCACGGCCTGACCGGCACCAAAAAAGGCTGCGACCACGGGGCCTGCGGCTCGTGCACGGTGCACATCCAGCGACCAGGCGACGAGGCCCCGACCCGGCAACTCTCCTGCCTCACGTTCGCGGCGACGCTCGACGGGGCGAAGGTGACGACGATCGAGGGTCTCCCCGCCGCGGTGGGGGCGAAGGGCGAGGTGCTGCATCCGCTCCAGGAGGCGTTCCTCCGCTGCGACGCCTACCAATGCGGCTACTGCACGCCGGGGCAGATCATGAGCGCCGCCGCCCTGCTGAAGGAGGACCCGGCCGGCGGCGGGCACGCCGGCAGCCGGGAGATGGTCCGCGAATGGATGAGCGGCAACCTCTGCCGTTGCGGGGCCTATCCGAACATCGTTTCCGCCGTCCGCCAGACCGCCGGCGAGGAGCCGGAGGAGGACCCGTCCGCCGCCGTCGTCATTCTGTCGTCCGGCGACGCCCAAACCTCCGGGGAGAGCTGACCGATGGTGCCCTTCACGTTCTCCTCGGCCGCCGATCCGGCCGCCGCCGCCCGTCCGTCCGCCGCTTACCTGGCGGGCGGGACGACGATGGCGGACCTGATGAAGCTGAACGTCCTCACGCCGGAGGAGGTGACGTTCGTTCGCCCGGCGCTCTCGGCGGAGGTGACGAAAACCGACGACGGCCTGCGGGTCGGCGCCGGGTGCACGATGGCGGCGCTCGCCGATCACCCGCTGGTGCGGTCGAACCTGCCCGCGGTGCGGCACGCGCTGATCCTCGCGGCCTCCCCGCAGATCCGCAACATGGCGACCGTCGGCGGGAACCTGCTCCAACGGACCCGCTGCCCGTACTTCCGGCACACGGAGTACCGCTGCAACAAGCGGGAACCCGGCTCCGGCTGCGACGCTCAGGAGGAGGGGGCGGATCGTTCCCTGATGGCCGTGCTGGGCGTGTCGGACCGCTGCATCGCGAACTACCCGGGCGACTTCGCGGTCGCCTTCGCCGCCCTCGGCGGCTCCGTCAAAACGGAGCGCCCGGACGGCGGCCGCACGATCGCCGCGACCGACCTGCACCGGCTCCCCGGCGACACGCCGGAGATTGAAACCGTCCTGCGGCCCGGGGAACTGATCACGCACCTGACCCTGCCGTTCTCGCCCGCCGCGGCGAACGGCTGGTACTGCAAAATACGGGAGCGCAGCAGCTACGCCTTCGCCCTCGCCAGCGCCGCCGTCGGTCTGGAGTTGGACGGGGACAGGGTGAAAAGTTGCCACATCGCCCTCGGCGGGGTGGGCGTGAAGCCGTGGCGGTCCCCGGAGGCCGAAGCGACCCTCACCGGCAAAGCGGCCACCGACGAGCAATTCGCCGCCGCCGCCGAGGCCGCCCTCGCGGACGCCGATCCCCCGAAGGGCACGGAATACAAGGTGACCTTGGCGAAGCGAACGCTCGCCTACGCCCTGCGGCGCCTCCGCGACGACGGCCCGCCGGACGACGCCACGTTGTTCGCCCTCCAGCACGGCCGCGACGTCGGCTGAACCCCGTCCGATCCGCCCGCCGCCGCGGCGTCCCCGCTCCCTGTCCGCCCCCCGCCGATGTTTTTCGCCGACCAGCCCGACACGGCGTTCGCCCCGCTCCCGCGTCTCGCCGACGACACCGGGGCGGTCGGCAAACCGCGGACCCGCCGCACCGGCCGGGCGAAGGTCACGGGCACGGCGGCCTACACCGCGGAGCGCGACGGGAAGCACAGCCCGGAGAGTTTCCCCGGCCTGCTGCACGCCGTCGCCGTGCCGGCGACGATCGCCAAGGGCCGCGTGACCGCCATCGACGCCTCCGCCGCCGAGGCGATGGCCGGCGTCCGCCATCTGCTCACCCCGGCGAACAGCCCGAAGCTGAAGGTGCCCAGCGGCCCGCCGGGGTTGGGCTTTCAGAGCGTCGAACCTGCCGGCCCCGCCGGGGCGGAGTCGCAGGAGATCGTGCACGCCGGGCAGTACGTCGCCGCGGTGATCGCCGACACCTTCGAGGCCGCCCGCGACGGGGCGCTGGCGGTGAAGGTGTCCTACGAGGCGGACCCGAACCCGTTGATCGCCGTCGAGTCCGTCAACGGCACTCAGGAACGCCCGAAGAGCCTGATGGGCGACCCGCCGGTGATGGAGGAGGGCGACGCCGAAGCCGCCCTCCGGGAGGCGACGCTGCGGGTCGATCAGCAGTTCAAGACGGACCCGAACCACCACAACCCGATCGAGCCGCACGCGACGATCGCGGTCTTCGGCAAGGGGGAGGACGGCGGAGAGACCCTCAGCGTCCGCGACACGACGCAGAACCTCTACGGGACCCGCAGTTCGCTGGCCGAGGCGTTCGGGCTCAAGCCGGAGCAGGTCGAGGTGGTGTGCGAGTACGTCGGCGGGGCGTTCGGTTCCAAGGGCGTGATGTGGCCGCAGGCGCTGCTGGCCTGCAAATGCGCCAAGCTGGCCGGGGCGCCGGTCAAACTGGTCGTCACTCGGCGGCAGCTCTACGGCGGCACCGGGTATCGCTCCCCCACGCTGCAACGGGTGGCCCTGGGGGCGAAGGAGGACGGCACCCTGACGAGCATCGTGCACGAGGGCTTCACCGTCACCAGCATCCGCGACGACTACAGCGACGCCGTCGTGATGGCGACGAAGATCCTATACGCCGCCCCCAACCGCCGGCTCGCGCAGCGGATGGGCCGGGTGAACACGCAGTTGCCCACCTTCATGCGGGCGCCGGCGGAGACGCCGGGCATGTTCCCGCTCGAATGCGCGATGGACGAACTGGCGGAGGCCGCCGGGCTGGACCCGGTCGAACTGCGATTGCGGAACGAGCCGAAAGAGGACCCGACGACCGGCAAGCCGTTCTCGAACCGGCAGTTCGTCCGCTGTCTGCAGGCCGGGGCGGAGCGATTCGGCTGGGCGGACCGCCCGCTCCAACCTCGGCAGCGGCGGGACGGGCGGTGGCTGATCGGCACCGGCGTGGCCGCGGCCACCTATCCGGCGTTCGGCTTTCCCACGGAAGTCGAACTGACGATCCGGGCCGACGGCGGCGTGCGGGCGCTCTGTGCGACGCATGAACTCGGCACCGGCACCGCGACCGTGCAGGAACAGACCGCCGCCGACCTGCTGGGCGTGCCCGCGGGCCGGGTCACGTTCGAACTCGGCACCACGGCGTACCCCAAGGGCGGCGTCTCCGGCGGCAGCGCCACGACGCTCTCCGTCGGCTCCGCCCTCCGCGACGCCGCGGAGAAGTTGAAGGCGGCCCTGTTGAAGCACGCCCCCAAAGATTCGCCGCTGGCCGGGGCGAAACCCGCCGACGTCACCTTCGCCTCCGGCAAACTGGTGGTGACGGAATCGGAGAAGGGCCTGCCGCTCGAGGATCTGATCGAACAGTCCGGCCGGGAGGAACTCTCCGCCAGGGGTAGCTACGCGCCGGGCAAGAGCGACTACTCCAAGCACAGTTTCGGGGCGACCTTCGTCGAGGTCGGCGTCGACGAAGAGTTCGGCCTGGTCCGCGTCCGGCGGATGCTGGGGTGCTACGCCTGCGGGACGATCCTGAACCGCAAGCTGGGCCGCAGCCAGTTCCTCGGGGGCATGGTGATGGGCATCGGTTCCGGCCTGCTGGAGGTCACCCACCACGACACGCGGCTGGCTCGCTGGACAAACGACAACCTCGCCGAGTATCACGTGCCCGTGAATGCGGACGTGCCGGACCTCGACGTGATGTGGATCGACGACCCGGACTTCAACGCGTCTCCCATCGGAGCGAAGGGCATCGGCGAGATTGGCATCACCGGCGTCAACGCAGCCCTCGCGAACGCGGTCTGGCACGCCACCGGCCGGCGGCATCGCTCCTGCCCCGTCACCCCCGAAATGGTGATGGCTTGACGCACCTGCCGATCCTGACCCGGGTCCCCGGTCCGCGTGCTGGCGTGCGCGAGCCGGCGGGCGACGTTCCGGAATCGGCCGTCCTGGTGGATCGCTTTGACCGAAGGTTTCGCAGCCTGCGGGTGTCGCTCACGCCGGCCTGCAACTTCGCCTGCGTGTACTGCCGACCGGCGGATCACCGCACGTTTCAACACGGCTCGGCGCTGCTCAGCCTCGGCGAGATCGCCCGGGTCGTCCGGACCGCAGCGGGGCTCGGCTTTCGCAAGGTGCGACTGACCGGCGGGGAGCCGCTGGTTCGCCCCCACGTGCCGGATCTCGTCGCGGATCTCAAAGCGATTCCCGGCATCGCCGAGGTCGCCCTGACGACCAACGGCTCGCTGCTCCCCCGACATGCGGGCCGGTTGAAGTCGGCGGGATTGGATCGGGTGAACGTCTCGTTGGACTCCCTGAACCGCGAGGCCGCGGCGAAGCTGGCCGGGCGGGACGTGCTCGCCGAGGTGCTGGCCGGGTTGGAAGCGGCCGCGTCGACCGGGTTGCCGGTCAAGTTGAACGTCGTGCCCGTGCGCGGGGTGAACGATCACGAGGCGCTCGATCTGGCTCTGTACGGAGCCGAACGCGGCTGGGAGGTACGGTTCATCGAATACATGCCGATGGGGCGGGTTGCCCAATCGCTGCCGGACGCCACCGTCCCCACCGCCGAGCTGCGGGAGCGGCTCGCGGAGCGGTTCGACCTGCACCCCGACCCGTCCGTGTCGGCCAGCGACCCGGCCCGCCGCTGGGTCTGCCGCCGCACCGGGGCCCGGGTCGGGTTCATCTCCAGCCTGACGGAGAACTTCTGCGGGGCCTGCGATCGCATGCGGCTCACCGCCGAGGGGCAACTGCGGCCCTGCCTGCATCAGGACGCGGGGGTCGACGTCCGCGGCCCGCTCCGCGCCGGCGCGGATGACGCCGCGTTAGCCGTCCTCTTCAATAGGGCGGCCGACGCAAAATGGGCCGGCCACGAGATGACCGCCGCGGAGCCGCGGTTTTCCGAGCGGGACATGATCTCGCTGGGGGGCTGACGCGGTGCGGAGCCTGCGGGAGGTCCTCGCCTTCGCCGATCAGCTCGAACCGGGCGAGGCCGCCGCGGTCTGCACCGTCGTGCGGGTCACGGGCAGCGCCTACGGCCGGCCGGGGGCGCGGCTGATTCTCACGCCCGACGGCCGGCGGGCCGGATACGTTTCCGGCGGGTGCCTGGAAAAAGAACTCGCCCGGCGGGTCTGGGACGCGACGGCCGAAGGCCCCCGCACGCTCGCCTTCGACACCCGCGGCAACCCCCGCGACCCCGGCGGGGCCTACAACGCCGGCTGCGACGGCGTGATCGAGGTGCTGTGCGAACGGCTCGACGGGCAGGGGGCGGACGCCGATCCCGGCGGTCTGCGGGCGGTGCGGCGGGCCGTGGAGACCGGCGAGCCGGTGCAGCGCACGGCCGGAGGGTTCGACGAGACCATCGAACCGCCGCGGCCGCTGACGATCTTCGGCGCCGGCGACGACGCGCGTCCGCTATGCGAACTCGCCGGCGTGATGGGCTGGGCGGTGACGGTGGTCGCGAAACAGCCGGACCTCGCCCTGCCGGCCCGCTTTCCCGACGCGGTGCGGGTGCAGTGCGCCGATCCGGCGTCGGTTCTCGACTCGCTCCCCCTCCGCCCTCACGCCGCGGCGGTGGGGCTGACGCACGACTACGAGGGCGACGTCCGACTGCTGCCCGGGTTGTTGAACAGCGAGATCGGCTACGTCGGCCTGCTGGGTCCGAAGCGGCGGGCCGGCCGATTGATGACCGACCTGCACGCGCTCGGCCGTTTGCCCGCGCCGGACCGGCTTGCGAAGCTCCGCACGCCGGTCGGCCTCGATCTGGGGGCGAGAACCCCCGAGGAGATCGCCGCGGCGGTCGTTGCGGAGATCGTCGCCCACTTCCGCGGCCGCGACGGCGGGTTCCTCTCGAACCGTGACGCCCCGATTCACGACCCCGCCGGGCCGTGATCGCGACGAGAGTCGGCGGCGGGCTCCCGTGTCCGCTGGGCAAACGCCGCCTCAGCCCCACAATGCGTTGATGTCCCGCCCCGGCCCGCCGCAGAAGCTCGAACCGGTCGACGACTGTGCGGCGATCGTGCTGGCCGCGGGGGGGGCGAGCCGGTTCGGCTCGCCCAAGCCGCTGGCTCCGTGGGGGGACGACACGCTGCTTGGGCACGCGGTCGCCGTTGCTGAGGCGGCCGGTTGCTGGCCGATCGTGGCGGTGGTGGGCTGCGAGGCGGCGGCGGTCGCGCGTGCCGTGCCCGCGGCCGCCGCGGTGGCGATCAATCCCCGCTGGGCGGCAGGGCAGGGGACGAGTCTGGCCGCCGGGTTCGAGGCCCTCGCCGGCGGCCAGGAGCCGAGCCGCACGCTGATCCTCCCCGTCGATCTGCCCCGGATCGAAGCCGACGACCTGCGACGGATCATCGACGCCAGCAAGGCCGACGGAGCGGTCGCCGCCGCGGCCAGTTTCCCCGACGGTGCCGGGGGCGAGGCGTTCGGTCCGCCGGTGTGCGTGACTCCGTCGCTCTATCCCGCCCTGCGGGCGTGCACGCCGGAGGGCGGAGCGAAGCCGTTTCTGGCCGAGTTGGGGGACGGGCTCGTCCGCGTGCCGCTGCCGGCGGCTGCGGACGATGTGGATACGCCCGCTGATCTCGCCGCCGCTCAATCCGCCGCGTCGCCATGATCGATTCACTCGCTCCGGCCGCCGCCCGCCGCACGGTCGCGGTGCGGCTGTTCGGTCCGCAGGCCCGATTGGCGGAGGCGGATCAGATTGCCGTCCTCCTGACGGAAGGCGCGACCGTGGCCGAACTGCGTGCGGAACTGTCCGCGGCCTGCGAGCCGCTGCGAGCCTCGCTGAAGAGCAGTCGAATCGCCGTCGATCACGAGTACGCCGGCGACGCGGACGTCATCCCGCCGGGTGCGGAAGTAGCGCTGATCGGCCTGGTGAGCGGCGGATGAGCGCTGCGTTCTCCCCCGTTCTTCTCCATGAGGGACCGCTGCCGAACGACGGGCCGGCGTTCGCGACCGGGTGCGGGGCCGTGCTGACGTTCGAGGGCGTCGTTCGGCCCTCGGAGCCGGATGGGGAGGCGGTGCGACCGCTCGCGGCGCTGCGTTATGAGGCATACGAGCCGATGACGACGCGGGAGCTGGACCGCCTGCGGGCGGCCTGTGCGGCGGAGTTCGGGGCAACGCTGGCGGTGGAGCACAGCGTCGGCGTGGTGCCGGTCGGGGCGTGCAGTTTTCGACTGCGGGTGGCGACGCCGCACCGGGCGGCGGCTCTGGCCTGCTGCGGAGCGTTCGTCGATCGCATGAAGCGGGACGTGCCCCTCTGGAAGGTCCCGGTGTGGGCGTGACGACGGCCCACCCCGTCGCCGGGTCCGCGGACGCGGCGGGGGTCGATGCGTCGGACAGGTTGCGGTTCGGCCCCGCCGAGTGGTCCGGCGGTCTGGGGGACCTCGGCACGTTCCTGCCGGTGACGGTGTCGCTCTGCCTCGTGTGCGACCTGAACCTCGCGGCGGTGATGATCTGGGCGGGCGTGCTGAACGCCGTCACCGGTTTGCTGTTCCGCCAGCCGATCCCCGTGCAGCCGATGAAGGCGATCGCGGCGCTGGCGATCGCCGGCGGCCTGAGCGCCGGGGCGGTGCGGACCGCCGGGATGGGGACCGGGCTCGTCGTGCTGCTATTGGGCGTGCTCGGCATCGCGGACCGCCTCGGCCGCTGGGTGCCCGCGGCGGTGGTGCGGGGGCTGCAACTGGGCGTGGGGGCGGCGCTGGCGATTCGCGGCGGCGTGTGGCTGCTGGAGGACGCCTCGGCGTTCTGGCTGGCCGCCCCCGTCGCCGCAGCGGCGCTGCTGGCGCCGCGGTGGCCGCGGGTTCCGCTGTTGGTCGTCGTCGTGGCCGCCGGGTTGACGGCCGGCGCCCTGACGGAGACCGCCGCGGTCCCGGCCCCGCCGTTCATGACGCTCCCCACCGCGGGGGAGTGGCGCACGGGGCTGCTCGAACTGGCGCCGGCACAACTTCCGCTCACGCTGCTCAACAGCGTCGTCGCGGTCTGCGTGCTGTCCGCCGATTACTTCCCGGGACGCGGCGTGTCGCCGGGCAAGATGGCGACCTCCGTGGGAGCGATGAACCTGCTCTCCGTGCCCTTCGGCGGGATGCCGGTCTGCCACGGGGCCGGGGGGCTGGCGGCGCAATACCACTTCGGCGCCCGCACCGGCGGGGCGGTCGTCGTGCTGGGCGGACTGAAGATCGCCGCCGGGCTTGCCCTGCTACTGGTCCCGGCGGGAGCCATCACGGCGTTCCCGCGACCGATCCTCGCCGTGCTGCTGATCGCCGCGGGCTGGCGTCTGGCCAGCGCCGCCGGGGCGATTCGCGGTCGAGCCGGCACCGGCGTGACGGTGGTCACCGGGGCCGGCGTGGCCTTCGCCGGCACGCTGTGGGGCGTCGGCGGGGGGCTGGCGCTATGGGCCGTCCTGTGGACGGCCGAACGGGTTCGGCACCGCTCTCCCAAGGAGAGCGGCTAACCGAGCCGGCTCACCAGCTGGCTTTGGTCATGCCGGGGATCAGGCCGTCGAGGGCCATGTCCCGCAGCATGATGCGGGAGATCTGGAACTTGCGGTAGGTGCCCCGCATCCGGCCGGTCAGCTTGCAGTAGCGACGGTAGCGGGTGGGGCTGCTGTTCCGGGGCAGGGCGGCGAGGCCGTCGTAGTCGCCGGCCGCTTTCAGCTTGGCGCGCTTGGCGGCATAACGCTCGATCAGCCGAGCGTTCCGCTTCATTTTCTCAATCTTGCCCTTGGAAGCCATCGAGCGGGGTCCCGCGGCGCGGGAGTTCTAATCGTGGGGAATGTACGGGAGGACAGCGGACG
Coding sequences within:
- the ispH gene encoding 4-hydroxy-3-methylbut-2-enyl diphosphate reductase → MHILLANPRGFCAGVNMAVDALDLAVERFGGGGPRGGEGIYVYHEIVHNKAVVERFTSAGVTFVEHVEDVPEGSVLMYSAHGVSPEIREAAKARKLFTIDATCPLVTKVHIEAIRYAKAGYHIMLIGHEGHDEVIGTMGEAPESITLVDSPEEVDALSFPPRPDGSPAPLAVLTQTTLSVDEAGRVMKRLRERFPHLETPRKEDICYATTNRQEAVRKLAERSDLLLVLGSKNSSNSLRLVEIGQECGIPGHLLDGPDELRDEWFLNSAGEPFATVLVTAGASAPERVVTGVVEALRERFGATISEETLRTEHVRFPLPKELRPETPGKTVVTLQA
- a CDS encoding (2Fe-2S)-binding protein — its product is MSRRTFLGAGSAGVALVSSRGANPAAAATDADGEATENGAPVRFTLNGEQRSETLDPRVTLVDLLRERHGLTGTKKGCDHGACGSCTVHIQRPGDEAPTRQLSCLTFAATLDGAKVTTIEGLPAAVGAKGEVLHPLQEAFLRCDAYQCGYCTPGQIMSAAALLKEDPAGGGHAGSREMVREWMSGNLCRCGAYPNIVSAVRQTAGEEPEEDPSAAVVILSSGDAQTSGES
- a CDS encoding FAD binding domain-containing protein yields the protein MVPFTFSSAADPAAAARPSAAYLAGGTTMADLMKLNVLTPEEVTFVRPALSAEVTKTDDGLRVGAGCTMAALADHPLVRSNLPAVRHALILAASPQIRNMATVGGNLLQRTRCPYFRHTEYRCNKREPGSGCDAQEEGADRSLMAVLGVSDRCIANYPGDFAVAFAALGGSVKTERPDGGRTIAATDLHRLPGDTPEIETVLRPGELITHLTLPFSPAAANGWYCKIRERSSYAFALASAAVGLELDGDRVKSCHIALGGVGVKPWRSPEAEATLTGKAATDEQFAAAAEAALADADPPKGTEYKVTLAKRTLAYALRRLRDDGPPDDATLFALQHGRDVG
- a CDS encoding xanthine dehydrogenase family protein molybdopterin-binding subunit, which produces MFFADQPDTAFAPLPRLADDTGAVGKPRTRRTGRAKVTGTAAYTAERDGKHSPESFPGLLHAVAVPATIAKGRVTAIDASAAEAMAGVRHLLTPANSPKLKVPSGPPGLGFQSVEPAGPAGAESQEIVHAGQYVAAVIADTFEAARDGALAVKVSYEADPNPLIAVESVNGTQERPKSLMGDPPVMEEGDAEAALREATLRVDQQFKTDPNHHNPIEPHATIAVFGKGEDGGETLSVRDTTQNLYGTRSSLAEAFGLKPEQVEVVCEYVGGAFGSKGVMWPQALLACKCAKLAGAPVKLVVTRRQLYGGTGYRSPTLQRVALGAKEDGTLTSIVHEGFTVTSIRDDYSDAVVMATKILYAAPNRRLAQRMGRVNTQLPTFMRAPAETPGMFPLECAMDELAEAAGLDPVELRLRNEPKEDPTTGKPFSNRQFVRCLQAGAERFGWADRPLQPRQRRDGRWLIGTGVAAATYPAFGFPTEVELTIRADGGVRALCATHELGTGTATVQEQTAADLLGVPAGRVTFELGTTAYPKGGVSGGSATTLSVGSALRDAAEKLKAALLKHAPKDSPLAGAKPADVTFASGKLVVTESEKGLPLEDLIEQSGREELSARGSYAPGKSDYSKHSFGATFVEVGVDEEFGLVRVRRMLGCYACGTILNRKLGRSQFLGGMVMGIGSGLLEVTHHDTRLARWTNDNLAEYHVPVNADVPDLDVMWIDDPDFNASPIGAKGIGEIGITGVNAALANAVWHATGRRHRSCPVTPEMVMA
- the moaA gene encoding GTP 3',8-cyclase MoaA, which gives rise to MDRFDRRFRSLRVSLTPACNFACVYCRPADHRTFQHGSALLSLGEIARVVRTAAGLGFRKVRLTGGEPLVRPHVPDLVADLKAIPGIAEVALTTNGSLLPRHAGRLKSAGLDRVNVSLDSLNREAAAKLAGRDVLAEVLAGLEAAASTGLPVKLNVVPVRGVNDHEALDLALYGAERGWEVRFIEYMPMGRVAQSLPDATVPTAELRERLAERFDLHPDPSVSASDPARRWVCRRTGARVGFISSLTENFCGACDRMRLTAEGQLRPCLHQDAGVDVRGPLRAGADDAALAVLFNRAADAKWAGHEMTAAEPRFSERDMISLGG
- a CDS encoding XdhC family protein yields the protein MRSLREVLAFADQLEPGEAAAVCTVVRVTGSAYGRPGARLILTPDGRRAGYVSGGCLEKELARRVWDATAEGPRTLAFDTRGNPRDPGGAYNAGCDGVIEVLCERLDGQGADADPGGLRAVRRAVETGEPVQRTAGGFDETIEPPRPLTIFGAGDDARPLCELAGVMGWAVTVVAKQPDLALPARFPDAVRVQCADPASVLDSLPLRPHAAAVGLTHDYEGDVRLLPGLLNSEIGYVGLLGPKRRAGRLMTDLHALGRLPAPDRLAKLRTPVGLDLGARTPEEIAAAVVAEIVAHFRGRDGGFLSNRDAPIHDPAGP
- a CDS encoding nucleotidyltransferase family protein, which gives rise to MSRPGPPQKLEPVDDCAAIVLAAGGASRFGSPKPLAPWGDDTLLGHAVAVAEAAGCWPIVAVVGCEAAAVARAVPAAAAVAINPRWAAGQGTSLAAGFEALAGGQEPSRTLILPVDLPRIEADDLRRIIDASKADGAVAAAASFPDGAGGEAFGPPVCVTPSLYPALRACTPEGGAKPFLAELGDGLVRVPLPAAADDVDTPADLAAAQSAASP
- a CDS encoding MoaD/ThiS family protein; this encodes MIDSLAPAAARRTVAVRLFGPQARLAEADQIAVLLTEGATVAELRAELSAACEPLRASLKSSRIAVDHEYAGDADVIPPGAEVALIGLVSGG
- a CDS encoding molybdopterin synthase catalytic subunit; translation: MSAAFSPVLLHEGPLPNDGPAFATGCGAVLTFEGVVRPSEPDGEAVRPLAALRYEAYEPMTTRELDRLRAACAAEFGATLAVEHSVGVVPVGACSFRLRVATPHRAAALACCGAFVDRMKRDVPLWKVPVWA
- a CDS encoding putative sulfate/molybdate transporter; protein product: MTTAHPVAGSADAAGVDASDRLRFGPAEWSGGLGDLGTFLPVTVSLCLVCDLNLAAVMIWAGVLNAVTGLLFRQPIPVQPMKAIAALAIAGGLSAGAVRTAGMGTGLVVLLLGVLGIADRLGRWVPAAVVRGLQLGVGAALAIRGGVWLLEDASAFWLAAPVAAAALLAPRWPRVPLLVVVVAAGLTAGALTETAAVPAPPFMTLPTAGEWRTGLLELAPAQLPLTLLNSVVAVCVLSADYFPGRGVSPGKMATSVGAMNLLSVPFGGMPVCHGAGGLAAQYHFGARTGGAVVVLGGLKIAAGLALLLVPAGAITAFPRPILAVLLIAAGWRLASAAGAIRGRAGTGVTVVTGAGVAFAGTLWGVGGGLALWAVLWTAERVRHRSPKESG
- the rpsN gene encoding 30S ribosomal protein S14; translation: MKRNARLIERYAAKRAKLKAAGDYDGLAALPRNSSPTRYRRYCKLTGRMRGTYRKFQISRIMLRDMALDGLIPGMTKASW